One genomic segment of Mycolicibacterium chubuense NBB4 includes these proteins:
- a CDS encoding RecQ family ATP-dependent DNA helicase: protein MATRADAQEILEQLAGPDARLRDDQWTAIEALVVHRRRALVVQRTGWGKSAVYFIAAKLLRAGGHGATVIVSPLLALMRNQVAAADRAGVHAATINSSNVTDWDEIHQRVRSGELDVLLVSPERLNNPDFRDQVLPALARDAGLVVVDEAHCVSDWGHDFRPDYRRIRTLIADLGADVPVLATTATANDRVVDDVATQLGVGGQDTLVLRGGLDRESLHLSVVHAGNPAQRAAWLAAHLDALPGSGIVYTLTVAQAHDVAALLREQGFPVAAYTGSTETAEREQLEADLLANRVKALVATSALGMGFDKPDLGFVVHLGAPSSPIAYYQQVGRAGRATEKAEVILLPGREDQDVWSYFASVAFPSEALVRKVIRELETERPLSTPALEPLVDLGRSRLEMVLKVLDVDGAVRRVKGGWVGTGAAWEYDEPRYRRLDEARKREQQAMLDYQRTDDCRMAFLRRQLDDPDLAADERCGRCDNCTGARYSADVDAAAAEDTRRALMRPGVELAPRKQWPSGLGKLGLDLSGRIADGPESGRVIGRLTDLGWGARLRALLDGPDGEVPDDVAAAAVKVLAAWDWKVRPTAVMALDSDSHPVLISSLATRLAELGRLTDLGTLQYAPERRPVTAANSAYRVAALNGSWAPPAALGPGAGPVLLVDDMTDTGWTITMAARVLRAAGATAVLPFALAGTA from the coding sequence AGCTGGCCGGTCCGGACGCACGGCTGCGCGACGACCAGTGGACGGCGATCGAAGCGCTGGTCGTGCATCGCCGGCGTGCGCTCGTCGTGCAGCGCACCGGCTGGGGCAAGTCGGCCGTGTACTTCATCGCCGCCAAGCTGCTGAGAGCCGGAGGACACGGCGCCACGGTGATCGTGTCGCCGCTGCTCGCGCTGATGCGCAATCAGGTCGCCGCCGCGGATCGCGCGGGCGTCCACGCGGCCACGATCAACTCGAGCAACGTCACCGACTGGGACGAGATCCACCAGCGGGTGCGGAGTGGCGAGCTCGACGTGCTCCTCGTGAGCCCGGAACGGTTGAACAACCCCGACTTCCGCGACCAGGTGTTGCCCGCGCTGGCGCGTGACGCCGGGCTGGTGGTCGTCGACGAGGCGCACTGCGTGTCCGACTGGGGGCACGACTTCCGCCCCGACTACCGGCGCATCCGCACGCTGATCGCCGACCTCGGCGCCGACGTCCCCGTGCTGGCCACCACGGCCACCGCCAACGACCGCGTCGTCGACGACGTCGCCACGCAGTTGGGGGTCGGGGGACAGGACACGCTCGTCCTGCGCGGCGGGCTCGACCGCGAGTCGCTGCACCTGTCGGTGGTGCACGCGGGCAACCCGGCGCAGCGCGCGGCCTGGCTTGCCGCGCACCTCGATGCGCTGCCCGGCTCGGGCATCGTCTACACGTTGACGGTAGCTCAGGCGCACGATGTGGCCGCACTTCTGCGGGAGCAGGGCTTCCCCGTCGCCGCCTACACCGGTTCCACCGAGACCGCCGAACGCGAGCAACTCGAGGCGGACCTGCTCGCCAACCGCGTCAAGGCGCTGGTCGCGACGTCTGCGCTCGGCATGGGCTTCGACAAACCCGACCTCGGCTTCGTCGTGCATCTCGGTGCGCCGTCCTCGCCGATCGCCTACTACCAGCAGGTCGGCCGCGCCGGTCGTGCGACCGAGAAGGCCGAGGTGATCCTGCTCCCCGGGCGGGAGGACCAGGATGTCTGGAGTTACTTCGCCTCCGTGGCCTTCCCTTCGGAGGCCCTGGTGCGCAAGGTGATTCGTGAACTCGAGACGGAGCGTCCGCTGTCGACGCCGGCGCTCGAACCACTGGTGGACCTCGGCAGGTCCCGGTTGGAGATGGTGCTCAAGGTGCTCGACGTCGACGGCGCGGTGCGCCGCGTGAAAGGAGGCTGGGTCGGCACCGGTGCGGCGTGGGAGTACGACGAACCGCGGTATCGCCGTCTCGATGAGGCGCGCAAGCGTGAGCAGCAGGCGATGCTCGACTACCAGAGGACGGATGACTGCCGCATGGCGTTCCTGCGACGTCAACTCGACGACCCGGATCTCGCGGCTGACGAGCGGTGCGGCCGCTGCGACAACTGCACCGGCGCACGCTACAGCGCCGACGTCGACGCGGCCGCCGCCGAGGACACCAGGCGAGCGCTGATGCGGCCCGGCGTCGAGCTGGCACCGCGCAAGCAGTGGCCGTCGGGGCTGGGCAAGCTCGGCCTCGACTTGTCCGGCCGGATCGCCGACGGCCCCGAGTCCGGTCGGGTCATCGGCCGGCTGACCGACCTCGGCTGGGGTGCTCGGCTGCGCGCACTGCTCGACGGGCCCGACGGCGAGGTGCCCGACGACGTGGCGGCGGCCGCGGTGAAGGTGCTGGCGGCGTGGGACTGGAAGGTGCGGCCGACCGCGGTGATGGCGCTCGACTCGGACTCACACCCGGTGCTGATCTCCTCGCTGGCCACCCGGCTCGCTGAACTCGGCCGCCTCACCGACCTCGGCACGCTGCAGTACGCGCCCGAACGCCGGCCTGTGACCGCGGCGAACTCGGCGTATCGCGTGGCCGCGTTGAACGGATCCTGGGCACCACCGGCCGCCCTTGGGCCCGGAGCCGGCCCGGTGTTGCTGGTCGACGACATGACCGACACCGGATGGACGATCACGATGGCCGCCCGGGTTTTGCGCGCGGCGGGCGCCACCGCAGTCCTGCCGTTCGCCCTGGCCGGCACCGCGTAG